One window from the genome of Deinococcus sp. NW-56 encodes:
- a CDS encoding MGMT family protein has protein sequence MPPSPDATFREQVLALVARIPPGRVMTYGQLALLAGRPGPGGARLAGFVLGSLAGRAQSGETDLPWQRVINAQGKVSTHKLGFGDVQERLLEAEGVTFDASGRCDLARWQWWPPEDGRDAAPEPLL, from the coding sequence ATGCCACCCTCCCCCGACGCCACGTTCCGCGAACAGGTCCTCGCCCTTGTCGCCCGTATCCCCCCCGGCCGCGTGATGACCTACGGCCAGCTCGCCCTTCTCGCCGGACGGCCTGGCCCCGGCGGCGCCCGGCTCGCGGGCTTCGTGCTGGGCAGCCTTGCGGGAAGGGCACAGAGCGGTGAGACCGACCTTCCCTGGCAGCGGGTCATCAATGCTCAGGGCAAGGTCAGCACCCACAAGCTCGGCTTCGGGGACGTGCAGGAGCGGCTGCTGGAGGCCGAGGGCGTGACGTTTGACGCCTCGGGCCGCTGCGACCTCGCCCGGTGGCAGTGGTGGCCGCCGGAAGACGGGCGGGACGCGGCGCCTGAACCCCTGCTTTAA
- a CDS encoding ABC transporter ATP-binding protein yields the protein MRKPPATGPIPTSELLTVLRRAVPSLVRSAPLIVSLMALMVVLQGLLPAATVFLSKWTVDGITAVAGGGEANLTLLAVAWAATALVGQLTAVGRAVLQGYATDHFTVQTVTQLMRKMQALPGLDVVEDPRFHDDVETLQTGARFRPLNLTATLLGLLQAVVGVMGVAGALLTVGWWVPLVVVVGMIPLARTQIRLREMGWSLAIQRTQEARELAYDQRVALRHEYAKEVRLYDLMPYLTGRYVDGALAYQRVMRGMRNKQVLGLLPAQVLALAITAGLFAYAVAQAGAGQLTAGTVVLVIGALAGVRDSLGSVTEYLGMGTEHLRWFQKYYAFLDAKPGVAPPPQPRPLPARLDLRLDDVTFGYRDLPPVLEHVTLHIPEGQVVAIVGENGAGKTTLVKLLLRFYDPTSGRVLLGAPGEEVDLRGVDLTAWRSQVAAVFQDFARFEWTVRDNVLLGRPEDGEKLTLTADASGLSGILPRLPDGLNTRIGQAFGGVDLSGGQWQKLATARALYRDARVLILDEPTAALDPRSESEVFAAFAALARGRTTLLITHRLGSVLMADRILVMKAGRLIEDGTHAELLAQGGEYAELWRLQAGQYTGEDAVYPERDAVGSD from the coding sequence GTGCGAAAACCCCCGGCGACCGGACCCATCCCCACCTCCGAACTGCTGACCGTGCTTCGCCGGGCGGTGCCCTCGCTGGTGCGGAGTGCGCCGCTGATCGTGTCGCTGATGGCGCTGATGGTGGTGCTCCAGGGGCTGCTGCCCGCCGCCACCGTCTTTCTGAGCAAGTGGACGGTGGACGGCATCACGGCGGTGGCGGGTGGGGGCGAAGCCAACCTCACCCTGCTCGCCGTGGCGTGGGCAGCTACGGCGCTGGTCGGGCAGCTCACGGCGGTGGGGCGGGCCGTGTTGCAGGGGTACGCCACCGACCACTTCACGGTGCAGACGGTCACGCAACTCATGCGCAAGATGCAGGCGCTGCCCGGCTTGGACGTGGTGGAAGACCCCCGCTTTCACGACGACGTGGAGACCCTCCAGACGGGCGCCCGCTTCCGGCCGCTGAACCTCACGGCGACGTTGCTGGGGCTGCTGCAAGCGGTCGTGGGCGTGATGGGCGTGGCGGGGGCGCTGCTCACGGTGGGGTGGTGGGTGCCGCTCGTCGTCGTGGTCGGGATGATTCCGCTGGCCCGCACCCAGATTCGCCTGCGCGAGATGGGCTGGAGCCTTGCCATTCAACGCACCCAGGAGGCCCGCGAACTCGCCTACGACCAGCGCGTCGCCCTGCGGCACGAGTACGCCAAGGAGGTGCGCCTCTACGACCTGATGCCCTACCTGACCGGGCGCTACGTGGACGGGGCGCTCGCCTACCAGCGGGTGATGCGCGGGATGCGCAACAAGCAGGTGCTGGGACTTCTCCCCGCGCAGGTGCTCGCGCTGGCGATCACGGCGGGACTCTTCGCCTACGCGGTGGCGCAGGCGGGGGCGGGGCAACTCACGGCGGGTACGGTCGTGTTGGTAATTGGGGCGCTCGCCGGGGTGCGCGACAGCCTGGGCAGCGTGACCGAGTACCTCGGGATGGGGACCGAGCACCTCCGGTGGTTCCAGAAGTATTACGCCTTTCTGGACGCCAAACCCGGCGTGGCCCCGCCCCCTCAGCCCCGACCCCTCCCCGCCCGGCTGGACCTGCGGCTGGACGATGTGACCTTCGGCTACCGCGACCTTCCGCCCGTGCTGGAACACGTCACCCTGCATATCCCCGAAGGGCAGGTCGTCGCCATCGTGGGCGAGAACGGGGCGGGCAAGACCACGCTGGTCAAGCTGCTGCTGCGCTTCTACGACCCCACCTCGGGCCGGGTGCTGCTGGGCGCCCCAGGCGAGGAGGTGGACCTGCGGGGCGTGGACCTCACCGCGTGGCGCTCGCAGGTCGCGGCGGTCTTTCAGGACTTCGCCCGCTTCGAGTGGACGGTGCGCGACAACGTGCTGCTGGGGCGGCCCGAGGACGGGGAGAAACTGACGCTGACGGCCGACGCGAGCGGGCTGAGCGGCATCCTGCCCCGGCTCCCGGACGGCCTGAACACCCGCATCGGGCAGGCGTTCGGTGGGGTGGACCTCTCGGGCGGCCAGTGGCAGAAGCTGGCGACCGCCCGCGCTCTGTACCGGGACGCCCGCGTGCTGATCCTCGATGAGCCGACGGCGGCGCTGGACCCCCGCAGCGAGAGCGAGGTCTTTGCCGCCTTCGCCGCCCTCGCGCGGGGCCGCACCACCCTGCTGATCACCCACCGCCTCGGCAGCGTGCTGATGGCCGACCGCATCCTGGTGATGAAGGCGGGGAGGTTGATTGAGGACGGCACCCACGCCGAGCTGCTCGCACAGGGCGGCGAGTACGCCGAGCTGTGGCGGCTCCAGGCCGGGCAATATACCGGGGAGGACGCGGTGTACCCGGAGCGGGACGCGGTGGGGTCGGACTGA
- a CDS encoding cytochrome c: MKRTRRQRWVAGDVLSWVLGVTLGLILGVALLIVAPRLGQAQGEAEAGPEGTIIAQGENQTSADATGSESEDVASSEGTGEGQANSAGSTGEGEGAAAEGQDGESAGMGTNSGDEAEESVTSTEQGAQAEADTAAGETSTNEANTDAVSTTDQTGAGATVAPLGTAESDEARATGEIGSSTAQNTGEGNTAEEAITGEQTDSAGDVGAGQTIFASNCAGCHGANGQGGFGPSLVTADGPKSWTLAQFTTTLREGKTPERELAPTMPRYSEQQISDAQIVDLHAYIKTLN; encoded by the coding sequence ATGAAGCGAACGAGGCGGCAGAGATGGGTGGCAGGCGACGTCCTGTCCTGGGTGCTGGGCGTGACGCTCGGCCTGATCTTGGGGGTGGCGCTCCTGATCGTGGCTCCCCGGCTGGGACAGGCACAGGGCGAGGCCGAAGCGGGGCCAGAAGGCACCATCATCGCGCAGGGTGAGAACCAGACGAGCGCGGACGCGACCGGCTCCGAGTCCGAGGACGTGGCGTCGTCCGAGGGCACGGGCGAGGGTCAGGCGAACAGCGCAGGCAGCACCGGCGAAGGTGAAGGGGCGGCCGCCGAGGGGCAGGACGGCGAGAGCGCTGGGATGGGAACGAACAGCGGCGACGAGGCCGAGGAAAGCGTGACGAGCACCGAGCAGGGGGCGCAGGCCGAGGCCGACACCGCCGCCGGGGAGACGAGCACCAACGAGGCCAATACCGACGCTGTCTCCACCACCGACCAGACCGGGGCCGGGGCCACCGTCGCGCCATTGGGCACCGCCGAGTCCGACGAGGCCCGCGCCACGGGCGAGATCGGGTCCTCCACGGCCCAGAACACCGGCGAGGGCAACACCGCCGAGGAAGCGATCACCGGCGAGCAGACCGACTCGGCGGGCGACGTGGGAGCCGGGCAGACCATCTTTGCCAGCAACTGCGCGGGCTGCCACGGCGCGAACGGGCAGGGCGGTTTCGGCCCCAGCCTGGTCACGGCCGACGGCCCCAAGAGCTGGACGCTGGCGCAGTTCACCACCACCCTGCGCGAGGGCAAGACCCCCGAGCGCGAACTCGCGCCCACCATGCCCCGCTACTCCGAGCAGCAGATCAGCGACGCGCAGATCGTGGACCTGCACGCGTACATCAAGACCCTGAACTGA
- a CDS encoding NupC/NupG family nucleoside CNT transporter, whose translation MTDILWGLGGMAVLLGLALLLSTDRRRVNWRTVLGALALQIAFALIVLRWPLGRQGLDAVSAGVQAVVGNAQEGINFVFGNLTNGTLEGAGFIFAFGVLPVIVFFSALIAVLYHIGVMQAVVRVLGGGLSKLLGTSRGESLSATANIFVGQTEAPLVVRPYIERMTRSELFAVMVGGLASVAGSVLVGYSLLGVRLDYLIAASFMAAPAGLLMAKLMLPEKDTPQNYKGEVPEDPEGRPVNAIDAAARGASAGLGLALNVGAMLIAFIGLIALLNTLLGALGGVFGFPDLSVQLLLGYLFAPLAFVMGVPWGEAATAGSFIGQKLVTNEFVAFVEFADALKEGAFSPKVEAIITFALCGFANLSSLAILRGGLGSLAPSRRGDIAQLGLRAVAAGTLANLLSGTLAGMLIG comes from the coding sequence ATGACCGACATTCTCTGGGGACTGGGCGGAATGGCCGTGCTGCTGGGGCTGGCGCTGCTGCTGAGCACCGACCGCCGCCGGGTGAACTGGCGCACCGTGCTGGGGGCGCTGGCCCTCCAGATCGCCTTTGCGCTGATCGTCCTGCGCTGGCCGTTGGGACGGCAGGGGCTGGACGCGGTCTCCGCGGGCGTGCAGGCGGTCGTGGGCAACGCGCAGGAGGGCATCAACTTCGTCTTCGGCAACCTCACCAACGGAACGCTGGAGGGGGCGGGGTTCATCTTCGCCTTCGGGGTACTGCCGGTGATCGTGTTTTTCAGTGCACTGATTGCGGTGCTCTACCACATCGGCGTGATGCAGGCGGTTGTGCGGGTGCTGGGCGGGGGTCTGAGCAAGCTGCTGGGCACCAGCCGGGGCGAGAGCCTGTCGGCCACGGCGAACATCTTCGTGGGGCAGACCGAGGCGCCGCTGGTGGTGCGGCCCTATATCGAGCGCATGACCCGCTCGGAGCTGTTCGCGGTCATGGTGGGTGGCCTCGCCAGCGTGGCGGGCAGCGTGCTGGTGGGTTATTCACTGCTGGGGGTGCGGCTCGACTACCTGATCGCCGCCTCCTTCATGGCCGCCCCCGCTGGCCTGCTGATGGCGAAACTGATGCTGCCGGAAAAGGACACCCCCCAGAACTACAAGGGCGAGGTGCCTGAAGACCCCGAAGGCCGTCCGGTCAACGCCATTGACGCGGCAGCGCGGGGGGCTTCGGCGGGGCTAGGGCTCGCGCTGAACGTGGGCGCAATGCTGATCGCCTTTATTGGCCTGATCGCGCTACTGAATACCCTGCTGGGCGCCCTGGGTGGCGTGTTCGGCTTTCCCGACCTCAGCGTGCAGCTCCTGCTGGGCTACCTCTTCGCGCCCCTCGCCTTCGTGATGGGCGTGCCCTGGGGCGAGGCAGCCACGGCGGGCAGCTTTATCGGGCAGAAGCTCGTGACGAACGAGTTCGTGGCCTTCGTGGAGTTCGCAGACGCCCTCAAGGAAGGGGCCTTCTCTCCCAAGGTCGAAGCCATCATCACCTTCGCCCTGTGCGGCTTTGCCAACCTCTCCAGCCTCGCCATCCTGCGGGGGGGCCTGGGCAGCCTCGCCCCGAGTCGGCGCGGTGACATCGCCCAGCTTGGGCTACGGGCGGTCGCGGCGGGTACGCTGGCGAACCTGCTGAGCGGCACGCTGGCGGGAATGCTGATCGGGTGA
- a CDS encoding TldD/PmbA family protein: MTATGEQQLSLPDARAYLLERARERGVTLEVYGQRTNATSIRAFDGDVSEFKLSARQGVALRAVVRGAWGHSFSENLSRPALDRALDMAIENAELVAPEPGAGLQNWPPPPALDLYGEGLSGVTVEQKVGVALDLERAAREADPRMTSVPYGGYQDGDVYGTVANTEGLTREDRQLYAMHMIAPLVSENGQNKMGRDWQFTREFTELDPTRTAISAVEKATELLGAQPAPSGTFPALITGDCLAQLLMLYSGMFSGKMVEEGKSPLAGRLGEQVASPLVTLVDDATLPRGLNSRAFDAEGCPSAPLTLIEAGRLTAFLHNAQTAARAGAQSTGHAARQGLQGTVGVAPSNLILSPGGADAAALASGLTGVRLTGVAGGHAGANPITGDFSLQAEGFWLEGGEVAHPLEVFTVAGNILDLLAGIEAVGSELEDTMYGVSAPAVRVAGLAVGGG, encoded by the coding sequence ATGACCGCAACGGGCGAACAGCAACTCTCTCTGCCCGACGCCCGCGCCTACCTGCTGGAGCGTGCCCGCGAGCGCGGCGTGACGCTGGAGGTCTACGGGCAGCGCACGAACGCGACGAGCATCCGGGCCTTTGACGGCGACGTGAGCGAGTTCAAGCTCTCGGCGCGGCAGGGGGTCGCGCTGCGGGCGGTGGTGCGCGGCGCGTGGGGGCACTCGTTCAGCGAGAACCTGTCGCGGCCCGCGCTGGACCGGGCGCTCGATATGGCGATCGAGAACGCCGAACTCGTCGCCCCGGAGCCGGGCGCGGGCCTCCAGAACTGGCCGCCGCCCCCCGCGCTCGACCTGTACGGCGAGGGCCTCAGCGGGGTCACGGTGGAGCAGAAGGTGGGCGTGGCGCTGGACCTGGAACGCGCGGCGCGGGAGGCCGATCCCCGCATGACCAGCGTGCCCTACGGCGGCTATCAGGACGGGGACGTGTACGGCACGGTCGCCAACACCGAGGGGCTTACGCGCGAGGACCGTCAGCTCTACGCCATGCACATGATCGCGCCGCTCGTCAGCGAGAATGGCCAGAACAAGATGGGCCGCGACTGGCAGTTTACCCGCGAGTTCACCGAACTCGACCCCACCCGCACGGCGATCTCGGCGGTGGAGAAGGCGACCGAGCTGCTGGGCGCCCAGCCTGCTCCCAGCGGCACCTTTCCGGCCCTGATCACCGGGGACTGCCTCGCGCAGTTGCTGATGCTGTATTCCGGCATGTTCAGCGGCAAGATGGTGGAGGAAGGCAAGAGTCCGCTCGCTGGGCGCCTGGGCGAACAGGTCGCCTCGCCCCTCGTCACGCTGGTGGACGACGCCACCCTACCGCGCGGCCTGAACTCGCGGGCCTTCGACGCGGAGGGCTGCCCGAGTGCGCCCCTCACCTTGATCGAGGCCGGGCGGCTGACCGCCTTCCTGCACAACGCGCAGACTGCCGCCCGCGCGGGAGCGCAGAGCACCGGGCACGCGGCGCGGCAGGGCTTGCAGGGCACCGTGGGCGTGGCCCCCAGCAACCTGATCCTGTCGCCCGGCGGGGCAGACGCGGCGGCCCTTGCCTCCGGCCTGACCGGGGTGCGCCTGACCGGCGTGGCGGGCGGGCACGCGGGTGCGAACCCCATCACCGGGGACTTTTCCCTCCAGGCCGAGGGCTTCTGGCTGGAGGGCGGCGAGGTCGCGCACCCACTGGAGGTCTTCACGGTGGCGGGCAACATCCTCGACCTGCTCGCGGGCATCGAGGCTGTGGGCAGCGAACTCGAAGACACCATGTACGGGGTCAGCGCTCCCGCCGTGCGGGTGGCAGGGCTGGCGGTGGGCGGGGGCTGA
- the mqnE gene encoding aminofutalosine synthase MqnE, protein MKWLRDQSLAPIVEKVEAGERLSFDEGLRLYHTRDLNALMRLANLHKERLHGDKVYFVHSMRLEFTNICYVGCTFCAFAARKGEERAWDYSPEEVAEQVRRRYLPGITELHMSSGHHPNHKWDYYPEMVRQLRQNFPDLQVKAFTAAEIEHLSKISKKPTLEVLRELQAAALAAMPGGRAEIFADRVRRQVAKNKVKAERWLQIHREAHSLGMRTNATMLYGHIETLEERLDHMHRLRELQDETGGFHAFIPLAFQPLGNTLAQNLGKTDFTTGLDDLRNLAVARIYLDNFPHIKGYWVMIGSELTQVSLDWGVSDIDGTIQEEHIAHAAGATSPMALSQAGMVKMIQDAGRLPVLRDAYYHELQTFPRAGLEAAD, encoded by the coding sequence ATGAAGTGGCTGCGCGACCAGAGCCTCGCCCCCATCGTGGAAAAGGTAGAAGCGGGCGAGCGCCTGAGCTTCGACGAGGGGCTGCGGCTCTACCACACCCGTGACCTCAACGCGCTGATGCGGCTGGCGAACCTGCACAAGGAGCGGCTGCACGGCGACAAGGTCTATTTCGTGCATTCCATGCGGCTGGAGTTCACCAACATCTGCTACGTGGGCTGCACCTTCTGCGCCTTCGCCGCCCGCAAGGGCGAGGAGCGGGCCTGGGACTACTCCCCGGAGGAGGTGGCCGAGCAGGTTCGCCGCCGTTACCTCCCCGGCATCACCGAACTGCATATGAGCAGCGGGCACCACCCGAACCACAAGTGGGACTACTACCCCGAGATGGTGCGGCAGCTCCGCCAGAACTTCCCCGACCTTCAGGTCAAGGCGTTCACGGCCGCCGAGATCGAGCACCTGTCGAAGATCAGCAAGAAGCCCACGCTGGAGGTGCTGCGCGAGCTTCAGGCGGCGGCCCTCGCGGCGATGCCGGGGGGCCGGGCGGAGATTTTCGCCGACCGGGTGCGGCGTCAGGTCGCCAAGAACAAGGTGAAGGCCGAGAGGTGGCTCCAGATTCACCGGGAAGCGCATTCGCTGGGAATGCGGACGAACGCGACCATGCTCTACGGCCACATCGAGACGCTGGAGGAGCGGCTGGACCACATGCACCGCCTGCGGGAGTTGCAGGACGAGACGGGCGGTTTCCACGCTTTCATCCCACTGGCCTTCCAGCCGCTGGGCAACACACTGGCGCAGAACCTGGGCAAGACGGACTTCACGACCGGGCTGGACGACCTGCGCAACCTCGCGGTGGCCCGCATCTACCTCGACAACTTCCCGCACATCAAGGGCTACTGGGTGATGATCGGCTCGGAGCTGACGCAAGTTTCGCTCGACTGGGGCGTCTCCGACATCGACGGCACCATTCAGGAGGAGCACATCGCGCACGCGGCGGGCGCGACCTCCCCGATGGCGCTCTCGCAGGCGGGCATGGTGAAGATGATTCAGGATGCCGGACGCCTGCCCGTGCTGCGCGACGCGTATTACCACGAGCTTCAGACCTTCCCCCGCGCCGGGCTGGAAGCCGCCGACTAG
- a CDS encoding menaquinone biosynthesis protein has protein sequence MTYRAGWIHYTNVAPILDPLRLPPGVTAITGVPTEMNAALLSGRVDIANISAVEFIRNADRLEALPDFSVAVLGAVYSVNLFHTRPLEHVRRIALTAQSAMSVALLEVLLRERGLSPALERAEGEAEELLASGYDGVLRIGDSALREWYGVAGPLTPERSMTALPNTARGVTVTDLAQEWFALTGHPFVFAVWAYRKENPPPPALLQAMREARRYGLGHLAEVSARHALKLGLPERVVQHYLWNFRYHLEAPDRLGLAEFAALAEPGHAPLSFGPRPGEPSGLAAQP, from the coding sequence ATGACCTACCGCGCGGGCTGGATTCACTACACCAACGTGGCCCCCATCCTCGATCCGCTGAGGCTGCCGCCGGGCGTCACGGCGATCACTGGCGTGCCCACCGAGATGAACGCGGCGCTGCTCTCGGGCCGGGTGGATATCGCCAACATCAGCGCGGTGGAGTTCATTCGGAATGCCGACCGGCTCGAAGCCCTGCCCGACTTCAGCGTGGCGGTGCTGGGCGCGGTGTACTCGGTCAACCTCTTTCACACCCGGCCGCTGGAGCACGTGCGGCGCATCGCCCTGACCGCGCAAAGTGCCATGAGCGTGGCGCTGCTGGAAGTGCTGCTGCGCGAGCGCGGCCTCTCGCCTGCCCTGGAGCGGGCGGAGGGCGAAGCCGAGGAACTGCTGGCCTCCGGGTACGACGGGGTGCTCCGCATCGGGGATAGCGCCCTGCGGGAGTGGTACGGGGTGGCCGGGCCGCTCACGCCCGAGCGCAGCATGACCGCGCTGCCGAATACGGCGCGGGGCGTGACCGTAACCGACCTCGCGCAGGAGTGGTTCGCGCTCACCGGGCATCCCTTCGTCTTCGCGGTGTGGGCCTACCGCAAGGAGAATCCGCCGCCCCCCGCCCTCCTCCAGGCCATGCGCGAGGCGCGGCGGTACGGGCTGGGGCACCTCGCGGAGGTGTCGGCGCGGCACGCCCTCAAGCTGGGGCTGCCGGAGCGGGTGGTGCAGCACTACCTGTGGAACTTCCGGTATCACCTTGAGGCGCCCGACCGCCTGGGATTGGCCGAGTTCGCGGCGCTCGCCGAGCCGGGGCACGCGCCGCTAAGCTTCGGGCCACGGCCGGGAGAGCCGTCGGGACTGGCCGCGCAGCCCTGA
- the der gene encoding ribosome biogenesis GTPase Der: protein MHKVAIVGRPNVGKSSLFNRLIGRREAVVADFPGVTRDAKEGLMLYHNHRITLIDTGGLWSGDEWEQAIREKAEWAMEGAQAVIFVLDPREGLSAADYEVAEWLRRLGKPVIVVANKIDSPKHEVYLAELWGLGFGDPVAISAEHARGLDDLMDRVMTHLPADDEDVPEIAPIRISLIGRPNVGKSSLLNAITHTDRAIVADQPGTTRDSLDVEWDYGGQRFVLVDTAGIRKKPDTAIEDYAIQRSQAAIERSDLIWLVVNATDLGDHELKLANLAYDSGKPVIVVVNKWDLVPDEELKRTEKELNQKLHHISYAPRVYTSAINDYGIHDMLAEAMKLYEKWQSRIPTAELNRWLEVWQMRQAVPNFGGKKLKMYFMTQVETAPPTFAIFCNRADFVTRAYEGFLQNRIREDLQLAGIPVRLKWKEKGPYKKGKKGEEAEA from the coding sequence ATGCATAAAGTCGCCATCGTGGGCCGACCCAACGTCGGCAAATCCAGCCTGTTCAACCGCCTGATCGGGCGGCGTGAAGCCGTCGTCGCGGACTTTCCCGGCGTGACCCGCGACGCCAAGGAAGGGCTGATGCTCTACCACAACCACCGCATCACGCTGATTGACACAGGCGGGCTGTGGAGCGGGGACGAGTGGGAACAGGCCATCCGCGAGAAGGCGGAATGGGCCATGGAAGGTGCCCAGGCCGTCATCTTCGTCCTTGACCCACGCGAGGGCCTCTCGGCCGCCGACTACGAGGTCGCGGAGTGGCTGCGGCGGCTCGGTAAGCCCGTGATCGTGGTCGCCAACAAGATCGACAGCCCCAAGCACGAGGTCTACCTTGCCGAACTGTGGGGCCTGGGCTTCGGCGATCCGGTCGCCATCAGCGCGGAGCACGCCCGTGGCCTCGACGACCTGATGGACCGCGTGATGACGCACCTCCCCGCCGACGACGAGGACGTGCCGGAAATCGCGCCCATCCGCATCTCGCTGATCGGGCGGCCCAACGTGGGCAAGTCCAGCCTGCTGAACGCGATCACGCACACCGACCGGGCCATCGTGGCCGATCAGCCGGGCACCACCCGCGACTCGCTGGACGTGGAGTGGGACTACGGCGGACAGCGCTTCGTGCTGGTGGATACGGCGGGCATCCGCAAGAAGCCCGACACCGCTATCGAGGACTACGCGATTCAGCGCTCGCAGGCCGCGATTGAGCGCAGCGACCTGATCTGGCTGGTCGTGAACGCGACCGACCTCGGCGACCACGAACTCAAGCTCGCCAACCTCGCCTACGACAGCGGCAAGCCCGTGATCGTGGTCGTGAACAAGTGGGACCTCGTGCCCGACGAGGAGCTGAAGCGCACCGAGAAGGAGCTGAATCAGAAGCTCCACCACATCTCCTACGCGCCGCGCGTGTACACCTCCGCGATCAACGACTACGGCATCCACGACATGCTCGCCGAGGCCATGAAGCTCTATGAGAAGTGGCAAAGCCGCATCCCGACGGCCGAACTCAACCGCTGGCTGGAGGTCTGGCAGATGCGGCAGGCGGTGCCCAACTTCGGCGGCAAGAAGCTCAAGATGTACTTCATGACGCAGGTGGAAACCGCACCCCCCACCTTCGCCATCTTCTGCAACCGCGCCGACTTCGTGACCCGCGCCTACGAGGGCTTCCTGCAAAACCGCATCCGCGAGGACCTGCAACTCGCCGGGATTCCGGTGCGCCTGAAGTGGAAGGAAAAGGGGCCGTACAAGAAGGGCAAGAAGGGCGAGGAAGCCGAGGCGTAA
- a CDS encoding uridine kinase, whose product MKKVETMCFEALVHHLQGAPWHQDIFVVALEGRSGSGKTTLTHRLARSLGAQVLHGDDFYRIMPEDQRAALTPEQGYEQYFEWQRLRAELATLRNGSSTSFLPYSWTDDPPRQVSLCAEGWLIVEGVYTLHPELRHLYDLKVYVDLPEELRRVRLSERSWDDLAWVQRWEAAEDWYHRHHNPRSAADVVISGAGQ is encoded by the coding sequence GTGAAGAAAGTGGAGACAATGTGCTTCGAGGCCCTCGTGCATCACCTTCAGGGGGCGCCCTGGCATCAAGACATCTTTGTCGTGGCACTGGAGGGCCGAAGCGGCAGCGGGAAGACGACGCTGACGCACCGTCTCGCCCGGTCGTTGGGTGCTCAGGTTCTCCACGGCGACGACTTCTACAGGATCATGCCCGAGGATCAGCGGGCTGCGCTCACGCCTGAGCAGGGCTACGAGCAGTATTTCGAGTGGCAAAGGTTGCGGGCAGAGCTGGCGACCCTGAGAAATGGGAGCAGCACTTCATTTCTCCCCTATTCCTGGACAGATGACCCACCCCGTCAGGTCAGTCTTTGTGCTGAAGGTTGGCTCATCGTGGAAGGCGTCTACACGCTCCATCCTGAGTTACGCCACCTGTACGACCTGAAAGTGTACGTGGATCTTCCGGAAGAATTGCGCAGGGTTCGGTTGAGCGAGCGAAGCTGGGATGACTTAGCGTGGGTGCAGCGTTGGGAGGCGGCAGAAGACTGGTATCACCGGCACCACAACCCCCGCAGCGCAGCCGACGTGGTGATTTCAGGAGCAGGTCAATGA
- a CDS encoding nuclear transport factor 2 family protein, which translates to MSGPETGDLDAVLKLDDAWNAAYHRRDPAAMASVLADDWVGFFPDGRAVFKAELLEGMRRNPPATLMFERHAARVHGDTAFTRGTLYANGGRVQSFFRLYARRAGEWRAVGVQVVP; encoded by the coding sequence GTGAGCGGTCCAGAGACAGGGGACCTCGACGCCGTGCTGAAGCTGGACGACGCCTGGAACGCCGCCTACCACCGCCGCGATCCGGCCGCGATGGCGTCGGTGCTGGCTGACGACTGGGTGGGTTTTTTCCCCGATGGACGCGCGGTGTTCAAGGCCGAACTGCTGGAGGGCATGCGCCGCAACCCGCCTGCCACGCTGATGTTCGAGCGCCACGCAGCGCGGGTTCACGGCGACACGGCCTTCACGCGCGGGACGCTGTATGCGAACGGCGGGCGCGTGCAGAGCTTTTTTCGGTTGTATGCCCGGCGGGCGGGCGAGTGGCGGGCGGTGGGCGTGCAGGTGGTGCCGTGA
- a CDS encoding SMI1/KNR4 family protein, which produces MSADLPATLARLEAWLAAHAPAMHAALTPGATDAELAVTERVLGRKLPSALRTLYATHADWGHVLGLTFLSPVMLQMEWDAWRGLEAEFQETAGHSSRPVGAVRAQYINSGWLPFLTDGGGNSVGVDLDPRPTGTLGQVITFGRDVRVKTVLADSLEDFLAEYVARLEAGWVRLHQHEPDEPNTLRLYLLDADGEGSDLYRQLADFYPGFGAAPARRSR; this is translated from the coding sequence ATGAGCGCCGACCTCCCCGCGACCCTCGCCCGGCTGGAGGCGTGGCTGGCTGCACATGCCCCGGCGATGCACGCCGCCCTGACGCCTGGCGCGACGGACGCGGAACTGGCCGTAACCGAGCGGGTCCTGGGCCGCAAGCTGCCGTCTGCGCTCCGTACCCTCTACGCCACGCACGCCGACTGGGGGCACGTGCTGGGCCTGACCTTCCTGTCCCCGGTCATGCTGCAGATGGAGTGGGACGCCTGGCGCGGGTTGGAGGCCGAGTTTCAGGAGACGGCGGGCCACAGCTCCCGCCCGGTCGGGGCGGTGCGGGCGCAATACATCAATTCCGGCTGGCTGCCCTTCCTGACGGACGGCGGCGGCAACTCGGTGGGCGTTGACCTTGACCCTCGCCCGACGGGAACGCTGGGGCAGGTCATCACCTTCGGGCGCGACGTGCGGGTCAAAACCGTGCTGGCCGACTCGCTGGAGGATTTTCTGGCCGAGTACGTGGCCCGGCTGGAAGCAGGCTGGGTGCGCCTGCACCAGCACGAGCCGGACGAGCCGAACACCCTACGCCTGTACCTGCTGGACGCGGACGGCGAGGGGAGCGACCTCTATCGCCAACTCGCAGACTTTTATCCCGGTTTCGGCGCCGCCCCCGCCCGCCGCTCCCGCTGA